A window of Flavobacterium flavigenum contains these coding sequences:
- a CDS encoding MFS transporter: MNSENVQTKWGQFISLIIVFFFWGFVGSANDILIPVFKKVFTLSQVQSQLVAWAFYAAYFVGSIIFFLVSLKSDVLQKFGYKKTLAAGLLLSAVGSFLFVPAATMESFPFFLTALFTVGLGFSIQQIVANPLAIKMGSPETGAHRLTLAGGINSFGTTIGAILLGIALFGMGDNKKTNLSLEDIKLPFIILGAAFILVAIFMYFSKIEDPAKIEEAKIENKHTNFNILDYPQLYLGMLGIFIYVGTEVTIISNLPALLHTAEFGNVLEDAIAPFIALYWGSLMIGRWNGGVNVFNTSNLVNTALKFIVPALAFGVIIGANIFAAHDVSAFYIYPIWILLFIAVSFVGGKNAGKTLMLFGISGLLMMVFGLFWPNPEIAKFFFISGGLFLSIMWPSIFDLAIAGLGKNTGKASSFLIMMILGGGVIPLVQGSICDLDATHPEGILGITYTHFSYIVPLIGFAYLAFYGFYCPKILKKQGVSHVISEGGGH; encoded by the coding sequence ATGAATTCAGAAAATGTACAAACCAAATGGGGGCAATTTATTTCACTGATAATTGTCTTTTTCTTTTGGGGTTTTGTTGGTTCTGCCAATGATATCCTGATCCCAGTTTTCAAAAAAGTGTTTACCTTATCTCAGGTACAATCACAATTAGTTGCATGGGCGTTCTATGCCGCTTATTTTGTGGGATCTATAATTTTCTTTTTAGTGTCTCTAAAATCAGATGTTTTACAAAAATTTGGATATAAAAAAACACTTGCCGCAGGTTTACTGCTATCTGCTGTTGGTTCATTTTTATTTGTTCCTGCTGCTACAATGGAAAGTTTTCCGTTCTTTTTAACTGCCCTGTTTACAGTTGGATTAGGATTTTCTATTCAGCAAATTGTCGCTAATCCTTTAGCCATTAAAATGGGAAGCCCTGAAACCGGAGCACACCGTTTAACATTGGCCGGAGGCATCAATTCTTTCGGAACAACAATTGGGGCAATCTTATTAGGAATCGCCTTATTTGGAATGGGAGATAACAAAAAAACAAACCTTTCCCTTGAAGATATTAAATTGCCTTTTATCATCTTAGGTGCTGCCTTTATATTGGTAGCCATTTTCATGTACTTTTCTAAAATTGAAGATCCGGCTAAAATAGAAGAAGCTAAAATAGAGAACAAACATACTAATTTTAATATTCTTGACTACCCTCAGCTGTATTTGGGAATGTTGGGAATCTTTATTTATGTTGGAACAGAGGTTACCATCATCAGTAACTTGCCTGCATTACTTCACACAGCTGAATTCGGAAATGTATTGGAAGATGCCATTGCTCCATTCATCGCATTGTATTGGGGAAGTTTAATGATCGGACGCTGGAATGGCGGTGTGAATGTCTTCAATACCTCAAACCTTGTAAATACTGCACTTAAATTTATAGTACCGGCCCTTGCTTTTGGAGTAATCATTGGAGCCAATATTTTTGCTGCACATGATGTTTCCGCATTTTACATTTATCCAATCTGGATTTTACTATTTATAGCAGTAAGTTTTGTTGGAGGTAAAAATGCCGGAAAAACTTTAATGCTTTTCGGAATTTCAGGTTTATTAATGATGGTGTTTGGTTTATTTTGGCCAAATCCTGAAATTGCTAAATTCTTCTTTATTTCCGGAGGACTGTTCCTGTCTATCATGTGGCCTTCAATTTTCGATTTAGCTATCGCAGGATTAGGAAAAAACACAGGAAAAGCTTCTTCGTTCTTAATCATGATGATTCTTGGAGGAGGAGTTATCCCGTTGGTTCAGGGAAGTATCTGCGATTTGGACGCAACACATCCGGAAGGAATATTAGGGATAACTTATACACATTTTTCATATATCGTGCCACTTATTGGTTTCGCCTATCTTGCATTTTACGGTTTCTACTGCCCTAAAATATTAAAGAAACAAGGTGTTAGTCATGTAATAAGCGAAGGCGGAGGACATTAA
- the fsa gene encoding fructose-6-phosphate aldolase has protein sequence MKFFIDTANLAQIKEAQALGVLDGVTTNPSLMAKEGITGKNNILKHYVDICNLVDGDVSAEVNALDFEGMVKEGEELAELHDQIVVKLPMTKEGVMAAKYFSDKGIKTNVTLVFSAGQALLAAKAGATYVSPFIGRLDDVSTDGLNLIQEIREIYDNYGYETQILAASVRHTMHIVNCAKIGADVMTGPLSAIAGLLKHPLTDIGLAQFVADFEKGNK, from the coding sequence ATGAAATTTTTTATTGATACAGCTAATTTAGCTCAAATTAAGGAAGCACAGGCACTAGGTGTTTTGGATGGTGTAACAACAAACCCGTCTTTGATGGCAAAAGAAGGAATTACAGGTAAAAACAACATTTTGAAACATTATGTTGACATCTGTAATCTTGTTGATGGTGATGTAAGTGCTGAAGTAAATGCATTGGATTTTGAAGGAATGGTTAAAGAAGGTGAGGAATTAGCTGAATTGCATGATCAGATTGTAGTAAAATTGCCTATGACAAAAGAAGGTGTTATGGCTGCAAAATACTTTTCGGATAAAGGAATTAAAACAAACGTAACACTTGTATTCTCTGCAGGTCAGGCTTTATTGGCTGCAAAAGCTGGAGCAACTTATGTTTCGCCTTTTATTGGTCGTTTGGATGATGTTTCTACAGACGGATTGAACCTTATTCAGGAAATTAGAGAAATATATGATAACTATGGTTATGAGACTCAAATCTTAGCAGCTTCTGTGCGTCACACCATGCATATTGTAAACTGTGCTAAAATTGGTGCAGATGTGATGACAGGACCATTGTCTGCTATTGCAGGATTGTTGAAACATCCGTTAACAGATATTGGATTGGCTCAGTTTGTAGCTGATTTTGAGAAAGGAAACAAATAG
- a CDS encoding SDR family oxidoreductase: protein MSKVVLITGGSSGIGKSIGEFLHKKGFVVYGTSRNPEKVLDSVFPLVALDVRNAESIKTAVATIIETSGRLDVVINNAGVGITGPLEEIPMEEIKNNFETNFFGPIEVMKAVLPQMREQKSGLIINITSIAAYMGLPYRSVYSASKGALELITEALRMEVKQFGIQITNVAPGDFATNIASGRFHAPVIKGSAYEKVYGDTLATMNEHVDAGSNPNEMAEAVYKIMQEKTPKIHYKVGVFMQKFSIVLKRALPDKVYEKMLMNHYKL from the coding sequence ATGAGCAAAGTCGTTTTAATTACCGGAGGATCCTCAGGAATTGGGAAATCAATTGGGGAATTTTTACACAAAAAAGGTTTTGTGGTTTACGGAACAAGCAGAAATCCTGAAAAGGTATTAGATTCTGTTTTTCCGCTTGTGGCTCTTGACGTTCGAAATGCGGAATCCATAAAAACTGCTGTTGCTACTATTATTGAGACTTCAGGAAGGTTAGATGTTGTAATAAATAATGCCGGTGTTGGGATTACGGGTCCTTTGGAAGAAATTCCGATGGAGGAAATCAAGAATAATTTTGAAACCAATTTTTTCGGTCCGATTGAAGTGATGAAAGCGGTTTTACCACAGATGCGTGAACAAAAATCAGGTCTGATTATCAATATTACGTCGATTGCAGCTTATATGGGATTGCCATATCGCAGCGTTTATTCGGCATCAAAAGGTGCTTTGGAGCTGATTACGGAAGCTTTACGAATGGAAGTAAAACAATTTGGAATACAAATTACGAATGTTGCGCCGGGAGATTTTGCCACCAATATTGCTTCAGGGCGTTTTCATGCACCGGTTATTAAAGGATCGGCTTATGAAAAAGTATATGGCGATACACTTGCAACTATGAACGAACATGTAGATGCAGGAAGCAATCCGAACGAAATGGCCGAAGCGGTTTATAAAATCATGCAGGAGAAAACTCCAAAAATACATTATAAAGTAGGCGTCTTTATGCAAAAGTTTTCAATTGTACTGAAACGTGCGCTTCCGGATAAAGTATATGAAAAAATGTTAATGAATCATTATAAATTGTAA
- a CDS encoding glutaminyl-peptide cyclotransferase, translating to MKKHNFLAAILLGITLIGCGDKNKGENSLFTIDDSAFPAHFLPQEAVSIAVLNPKSKEIDSIAYFVNDKKVGSTKGSEKFKFELKDQKLGYQYLKATVYFGSDSSDATKRVELVSNVNPKLLKYKIVNTYPHDTASFNEGLEFHNDTLYESTGQKGTSYIRKYDYKTGKIHKQVDLDKQYFGEGITIVDEKLYQLTWQQETGFIYDAKTLKLEKSFKYDKKIEGWGMTNDGKYIYRSDGTEKIWKMDPLTQKLIDYINVYSGDSKIKAVNELEWINGKIYANIWQKDAIAVINPLSGAVEGILNMTDLRKNMSSKITTDDVLNGIAYNPKTKTIFVTGKNWEKIFEITVSE from the coding sequence ATGAAAAAACATAACTTCCTAGCTGCCATTTTATTAGGAATCACATTAATTGGATGTGGCGATAAAAATAAAGGTGAAAATTCTTTATTTACTATAGACGATTCTGCTTTTCCGGCACATTTTCTGCCTCAGGAAGCTGTTTCAATTGCTGTTTTAAATCCAAAATCGAAAGAAATCGACAGCATTGCCTACTTTGTAAACGACAAAAAAGTTGGAAGCACTAAAGGTTCTGAAAAATTCAAATTCGAATTAAAAGACCAAAAATTAGGATATCAATACCTAAAAGCAACTGTTTATTTTGGCAGCGATTCGTCTGATGCTACAAAAAGAGTAGAATTAGTTTCAAATGTCAATCCTAAATTATTAAAATATAAAATCGTAAATACTTATCCTCATGATACTGCTTCATTCAATGAAGGTTTAGAATTTCATAACGACACATTATATGAAAGCACGGGACAAAAAGGAACTTCGTATATCAGAAAATATGATTATAAAACGGGGAAAATTCACAAACAAGTTGATCTTGACAAACAATATTTTGGAGAAGGAATCACTATTGTGGACGAAAAATTATATCAATTAACCTGGCAACAAGAAACTGGTTTTATTTATGATGCCAAAACTTTAAAGTTAGAGAAATCTTTTAAATACGACAAAAAAATAGAAGGCTGGGGAATGACAAATGACGGAAAATACATTTATCGTTCTGATGGAACAGAGAAAATCTGGAAAATGGATCCGCTCACTCAGAAACTGATTGATTATATCAATGTATATTCCGGAGATTCAAAAATAAAGGCCGTTAATGAATTAGAATGGATTAACGGAAAAATTTATGCAAATATTTGGCAAAAAGATGCAATTGCTGTTATTAATCCGCTTTCAGGAGCTGTAGAAGGCATTTTAAATATGACTGATCTGCGTAAAAACATGAGCAGCAAAATCACTACTGATGATGTCTTAAACGGAATTGCTTACAATCCTAAAACCAAAACTATTTTTGTTACCGGTAAAAACTGGGAGAAAATATTTGAGATAACGGTTTCTGAATAA
- the hutI gene encoding imidazolonepropionase, translating to MTTLITNIKELLQVRETSVAKVSGAEMAILPTIKNAFLIIRDNLIADFGAMENLPDVTADQIIDATGRVVLPCWCDSHTHIVYAGNREQEFVDRINGFSYEEIANRGGGILNSAKKLNETSEQEIYEQSRLRLEELMNLGTGAVEIKSGYGLTVEGELKMLRVIKKLADNYPICIKSTFLGAHAFPLHYKENKEGYIDEIISKMLPEIAKNKLAEYIDVFCESGYFSVEETEKIMQAGIDFGLKPKIHVNQFNSIGGIQAGVKFNAISVDHLEIMNPEDIEALKATETMPVALPSCSYFLSIPYTPAREMINAGLPIALATDFNPGSTPSGNMNFVVATACIKMKMTPEEAINAATINGAYAMGLSETHGSITKGKRANLIITKPVSSFYQIPYAFGSNLIESVIIEGKFLA from the coding sequence ATGACAACTCTTATTACTAACATAAAAGAATTGCTTCAGGTTCGTGAAACCTCTGTTGCGAAAGTTTCCGGAGCCGAAATGGCCATTCTTCCCACCATAAAAAATGCTTTTTTAATTATAAGAGACAATCTCATTGCTGATTTTGGAGCAATGGAAAATCTTCCGGATGTTACAGCTGATCAAATTATTGATGCAACCGGAAGAGTTGTACTTCCATGTTGGTGCGACAGTCATACACACATTGTTTACGCAGGAAATCGCGAGCAGGAATTCGTAGACCGGATTAATGGATTCTCGTATGAAGAAATTGCAAATCGTGGTGGTGGAATTTTAAATTCTGCTAAAAAATTAAACGAAACTTCAGAACAAGAAATCTACGAGCAGTCGAGATTACGTTTAGAAGAATTGATGAATTTAGGAACCGGAGCTGTCGAAATAAAATCAGGTTACGGATTAACCGTTGAAGGTGAATTAAAAATGCTCCGTGTCATTAAAAAACTTGCCGACAATTATCCAATTTGTATAAAATCGACTTTTTTGGGTGCTCATGCTTTCCCATTGCATTACAAAGAAAACAAAGAAGGTTACATTGACGAAATAATAAGCAAAATGCTTCCTGAAATTGCAAAAAATAAACTGGCAGAGTATATTGATGTATTTTGTGAAAGTGGTTATTTCTCAGTAGAAGAAACCGAAAAAATCATGCAGGCGGGAATCGATTTTGGCTTAAAGCCGAAAATTCACGTAAACCAATTTAATTCTATTGGCGGAATTCAAGCTGGAGTTAAATTTAACGCTATTTCTGTAGATCATTTAGAAATTATGAATCCAGAAGATATTGAAGCTTTAAAAGCAACAGAAACTATGCCGGTAGCTTTACCATCATGCTCTTATTTTTTAAGCATTCCTTATACTCCTGCCCGTGAAATGATCAATGCAGGTTTACCAATTGCTTTAGCAACAGATTTCAACCCCGGATCTACTCCATCCGGCAATATGAATTTTGTCGTAGCAACCGCATGTATTAAAATGAAAATGACTCCCGAAGAAGCCATTAATGCGGCTACAATAAATGGCGCGTATGCAATGGGACTTTCAGAAACGCATGGAAGTATCACAAAAGGCAAAAGAGCTAATTTGATTATCACAAAACCTGTTTCCTCATTTTACCAGATCCCCTATGCTTTTGGAAGCAACCTGATTGAAAGTGTCATCATTGAAGGTAAATTTTTAGCATAA
- a CDS encoding formimidoylglutamase gives MDKLIPFTVSDLAKVTNHRSGEIKFGEKMITIPKGVDIHEFIKESEAKYVILGIPEDIGVRANYGRPGAASAWESAIKSIANIQHNRFCKGSQIIVLGKINVSELMREVENLDFNDIDDRSKLSQLVEKIDKEVSHVIFTIIKAGKTPIIIGGGHNNAYGNIKGTALAKGKSINAINFDAHSDFRILEGRHSGNGFSYAYEEGFLKKYFIFGLHENYTSKSVLDIIKKLEDRVRYNTYDSISIREEKDFTNEMISALEFIKTDSFGIEIDLDAIPNIASSAMTISGFSIEQLRQFVSYFGQHKNAAYLHICEGAPDLDNSPNNHLIGKLIGYLVTDFIKANHEKV, from the coding sequence ATGGATAAATTAATCCCTTTTACTGTTAGTGATTTAGCAAAAGTCACCAATCACCGCAGTGGTGAAATAAAATTTGGAGAAAAAATGATTACTATTCCGAAAGGAGTGGATATACATGAGTTTATAAAAGAAAGTGAAGCTAAATATGTTATTTTGGGGATTCCTGAAGATATAGGCGTACGCGCTAATTACGGGAGACCGGGAGCAGCTTCGGCCTGGGAATCTGCTATAAAAAGTATTGCAAACATCCAGCATAATCGTTTTTGCAAAGGCAGTCAGATTATTGTTTTAGGCAAAATAAATGTTTCCGAGCTAATGCGCGAGGTTGAAAATCTTGATTTCAATGATATAGATGATCGCTCAAAGCTAAGTCAGCTGGTGGAAAAAATTGACAAAGAAGTATCACATGTTATTTTTACTATAATTAAGGCCGGAAAAACACCTATTATAATTGGAGGTGGTCATAACAATGCTTATGGAAATATAAAAGGCACGGCTTTGGCTAAAGGCAAATCAATAAACGCAATCAATTTTGATGCTCATTCCGATTTCAGAATTCTTGAAGGACGGCATAGCGGAAATGGCTTTTCTTATGCCTATGAAGAAGGTTTTCTTAAAAAATACTTCATTTTTGGTTTGCACGAAAACTACACTTCAAAAAGTGTTTTAGACATTATAAAAAAACTTGAAGACCGCGTACGTTATAATACATATGACAGCATAAGCATACGTGAAGAGAAAGATTTTACAAACGAAATGATTTCAGCACTTGAATTCATAAAAACAGATTCGTTTGGAATAGAGATTGACCTGGATGCCATTCCGAATATTGCCAGCAGTGCCATGACAATCAGTGGTTTTTCAATTGAACAGTTGAGACAGTTTGTTTCTTACTTTGGACAACACAAAAATGCTGCTTATCTGCATATTTGTGAAGGAGCTCCTGATTTAGATAATTCTCCTAACAATCATTTAATAGGCAAATTAATTGGTTATCTTGTAACTGATTTTATTAAAGCAAATCACGAAAAAGTTTAA
- a CDS encoding DEAD/DEAH box helicase, protein MLFEDLSLSKSIQKAVFEEGYLNPTPIQEQAIPIVLAGRDLIGCAQTGTGKTAAFAIPIIHQLHRIVGSSKKAKQIRALIVTPTRELAVQIGQSFETYAKYTNLTQLTIFGGVSQNPQVDTLKKGVDILVATPGRLLDLQKQGFLDLDHLHVLVLDEADQMLDMGFVNDVKKIVKLTPKNRQTLFFSATMPIAIRELAEMFLTDPETVTVSPVSSTAENVEQRVYFVDKTEKRNLLYHLIKTEGLSNVLVFARTKHGADNVVKALRKKDIPAEAIHGDKSQNARQRVLDAFKNKEVGVLVATDIAARGIDIDQLPFVINFDLPNIPETYVHRIGRTGRAGNGGIAISFCGKDEHPYWKDIQKLIKVDVKTISDHPYQWHAGSPDATAEKPKNSNRSGGAHKSRKSNASKQNKKRWY, encoded by the coding sequence ATGTTATTCGAAGATTTATCACTTTCAAAAAGTATACAAAAAGCCGTATTTGAAGAAGGCTACTTAAACCCTACCCCTATCCAGGAACAAGCTATTCCGATTGTTTTGGCCGGCAGGGATTTAATTGGCTGTGCACAGACCGGTACCGGAAAAACAGCTGCATTTGCCATTCCGATCATACATCAGTTACACCGAATTGTAGGCTCATCAAAAAAAGCTAAACAAATCCGTGCCCTTATAGTTACCCCAACCCGTGAATTGGCAGTACAAATTGGACAAAGTTTTGAAACCTATGCCAAATACACAAACCTGACCCAATTGACAATTTTTGGCGGTGTTTCCCAAAATCCGCAGGTTGATACCTTAAAAAAAGGTGTTGATATTTTAGTAGCCACACCGGGAAGACTTTTAGATTTACAAAAACAAGGTTTTCTTGATTTAGATCATTTACATGTTTTAGTGCTTGACGAAGCAGATCAAATGCTGGATATGGGATTTGTAAACGATGTGAAAAAAATCGTAAAACTAACACCTAAAAATAGACAAACACTATTTTTTTCGGCAACTATGCCAATAGCAATACGTGAACTGGCTGAAATGTTTTTGACAGATCCGGAAACAGTAACTGTATCTCCGGTTTCTTCAACTGCTGAAAATGTGGAGCAGCGTGTTTATTTTGTAGATAAAACTGAAAAGAGAAATTTACTATATCATTTAATTAAAACAGAAGGATTATCCAACGTATTGGTTTTTGCAAGAACCAAACATGGAGCTGACAATGTTGTTAAAGCATTGCGCAAAAAGGATATTCCTGCTGAGGCAATTCACGGAGACAAATCTCAAAATGCAAGACAACGCGTTTTAGATGCTTTTAAAAACAAAGAAGTGGGCGTATTGGTTGCAACCGATATTGCAGCCAGAGGAATCGATATCGACCAGTTACCGTTTGTAATTAATTTTGATTTGCCTAATATACCGGAAACTTACGTTCACAGAATTGGAAGAACTGGACGTGCAGGAAATGGCGGAATTGCAATATCATTCTGCGGTAAAGATGAGCATCCATATTGGAAAGACATTCAAAAATTAATAAAAGTGGATGTAAAAACAATTAGCGACCATCCCTATCAATGGCATGCCGGAAGTCCTGACGCAACTGCTGAAAAGCCTAAAAATTCAAATAGAAGTGGCGGTGCTCATAAATCAAGAAAATCAAATGCTTCTAAGCAAAATAAGAAACGCTGGTATTAA